One part of the Thermoanaerobacterium sp. CMT5567-10 genome encodes these proteins:
- a CDS encoding radical SAM/SPASM domain-containing protein codes for MNKVMYVTLWVTTDCNLNCRYCYESINRANKTVNRNIIDQSIEFIMNYFDFQNITEFNLNIHGGEPFLAFDEIKYLVYKFKKIFKRNNINILFAATTNATLFNEEIIEFIVNEIPDITISLDGTKSTHDKMRLFKNGKGSYDIVKKNSLKLLKYLPNLRVRMTFDSNTVYNLYEDVKSLMDLGFRFIVAIPNLYDKNWDTEHINNLEEQIKYIKEYQASFNDTFINLTENKKYFFKITCKGGKTHFQIYPDGKIYPCIVSAGNDEFQIGDIYNGIDYKKRDNILEKSYQLNQVCHGCKIYNYCDGPRCKIINKLITNNYCIPPYMVCALENLQYKMYAT; via the coding sequence GTGAATAAAGTAATGTATGTAACGTTATGGGTAACAACAGATTGCAATTTAAATTGTAGATATTGCTATGAAAGTATAAATAGGGCTAATAAAACAGTAAATAGAAACATAATTGATCAATCTATTGAGTTTATAATGAATTATTTTGATTTTCAGAATATAACTGAGTTTAATCTAAACATACATGGAGGTGAGCCATTTTTAGCATTTGATGAAATAAAATATTTAGTATATAAATTTAAGAAAATTTTTAAAAGGAATAATATTAATATTTTATTTGCGGCAACTACGAACGCAACTTTATTTAATGAGGAAATAATAGAATTTATTGTAAATGAAATACCGGATATTACTATAAGTTTAGATGGAACTAAAAGTACCCATGATAAGATGCGACTTTTTAAAAATGGAAAAGGCAGTTATGATATAGTTAAAAAAAATAGTTTAAAGTTACTTAAATATTTACCAAATTTAAGGGTACGGATGACCTTTGACAGTAATACAGTATATAATTTATATGAAGATGTAAAATCTTTGATGGACTTAGGATTTAGATTTATAGTAGCGATACCTAACTTATATGATAAGAATTGGGATACTGAACATATAAATAATTTAGAAGAACAAATTAAATACATAAAAGAATATCAGGCGAGTTTTAATGATACGTTTATAAATTTAACTGAAAATAAAAAATATTTTTTCAAGATCACGTGTAAAGGAGGTAAAACACATTTTCAAATATATCCTGATGGAAAAATATATCCTTGCATAGTATCAGCGGGTAATGATGAATTTCAAATCGGAGACATATATAATGGTATTGATTATAAAAAAAGGGATAATATACTAGAAAAATCATATCAATTAAATCAAGTTTGTCATGGCTGTAAAATATATAATTATTGTGATGGACCAAGATGTAAAATCATTAATAAGTTAATAACAAATAACTACTGTATTCCACCTTATATGGTTTGCGCATTAGAAAATTTGCAATATAAAATGTATGCCACTTAA
- a CDS encoding ABC transporter permease gives MFKLSLQYIKHYKKRTFSVLVAIILSVAVIASIIILGQSANQANIDSIKYDEGSYHAVFTKLDNDQIEKIKKDKSIKDRGFAEYYDSVALTDDFYLNILRADKEYIKLGSSFSGNSFIKEGRYPEKDNEIAVEEWVLNVLGKEPKVGSDLQLKLEDRRETKTYKLVGILKDRPEFKRSMTLQAFLPISDDFKGNRNISMVTFKDENNINKLTSLLAKKLNVKSDDIVKNTTLIEAYGKLNNIYKNNIFSLLVILVASFIVIYGIYSISILQRISEYGILLAIGSSRKQLMEITLYELLILSAMGVPIGIILGLIVSKLLSGLVGNVFTEGAVNISRLVITKEAFIIPVIVTAAVILLIVIAVYITISKISSIEAIRKNLGLREKCNKKIYKKVASGKNLSIYSIVTIRNILSNSRSFIMIILSISIAGILFINASYLSFLEERQVDNIADSIGYNSDYKINLVPGAKKTDGLSSKELERIRSLNGVRDLSAIQVIYSRLMLSSEHISEPMYFENLNSTPYIKDLMNGMLVKNLKATDKLEEYILKDNMYGYDDKSLAKLRKYLVKGKIDIDRMKKENLAIVRIPNPINTENKRPYVANFKVGDKIRVAFSNKGTNSEESWKINYNDDSYEYKEYTVTAIVNNLLDYDNYYTVNNSVDVVLSSDIFKKDTGITQYKIISINKERGVNHNVLYKKIKSIIDKKPGVILRDLDKEIENFNILNENKHRFINAIVMILFIMGVFNIANNIKYNIASRMREFGMLRAVGTTNKSLKEMFLAEGFLYGAISSVVVIIFGVLVQYILYNKYLAIYINPIFKIQYREYLIVIIINFIVTIATTYLSSMNIRKTAVVDMIKNDQ, from the coding sequence ATGTTTAAATTATCATTACAATATATCAAACATTACAAAAAAAGGACTTTTTCTGTGTTGGTGGCTATAATCCTAAGTGTTGCTGTTATTGCAAGTATAATAATATTGGGCCAAAGTGCCAACCAGGCAAATATTGATAGTATAAAATATGACGAAGGAAGTTACCATGCGGTTTTTACAAAATTAGACAATGATCAGATAGAGAAAATAAAAAAGGATAAATCAATAAAAGACAGAGGATTTGCAGAGTATTATGATTCGGTTGCCTTAACTGATGATTTTTATTTGAATATTCTAAGGGCAGATAAAGAATACATAAAATTAGGAAGCTCTTTCAGTGGTAATTCATTTATCAAAGAAGGAAGATATCCAGAGAAAGATAATGAAATTGCTGTTGAAGAGTGGGTCTTAAATGTTCTTGGGAAAGAACCTAAAGTTGGCAGTGACTTGCAACTTAAGCTGGAAGACAGAAGGGAAACAAAAACGTATAAATTGGTGGGAATATTGAAAGACAGACCAGAATTTAAAAGAAGTATGACCTTACAGGCATTTTTGCCTATTAGTGATGATTTTAAAGGAAACAGAAATATTTCTATGGTGACATTTAAAGATGAAAACAATATAAATAAATTGACGTCTTTACTGGCAAAGAAATTGAATGTGAAGAGCGATGACATAGTTAAAAACACGACGCTAATAGAGGCATATGGGAAATTAAATAATATATATAAAAACAATATTTTTTCATTACTTGTAATATTGGTAGCTTCTTTTATAGTTATATATGGAATATACAGCATATCAATTCTTCAAAGAATATCAGAATACGGAATTTTATTAGCTATAGGTAGCAGTAGAAAGCAATTGATGGAAATAACATTATATGAATTGCTTATATTGAGTGCAATGGGTGTCCCTATAGGTATTATATTAGGTCTGATCGTTTCAAAGCTGTTAAGCGGTTTAGTTGGAAATGTATTTACTGAAGGAGCTGTCAACATAAGCCGGCTTGTTATAACTAAGGAAGCCTTTATTATACCTGTAATTGTTACAGCAGCCGTCATACTTTTGATTGTTATTGCAGTCTATATAACCATATCAAAGATATCATCTATAGAAGCTATAAGAAAAAATTTAGGACTAAGAGAAAAATGCAATAAAAAAATATATAAGAAAGTAGCCTCAGGGAAAAACCTGTCCATATATTCAATTGTAACTATAAGGAATATTCTTTCTAACAGCAGAAGCTTTATAATGATTATACTATCAATAAGTATTGCAGGCATACTTTTTATAAATGCAAGCTACTTAAGTTTTTTAGAAGAAAGGCAAGTAGACAATATAGCAGATAGCATAGGGTATAATTCCGACTATAAAATAAATCTTGTACCCGGTGCGAAAAAAACCGACGGGCTAAGCAGCAAAGAACTAGAGAGAATAAGGTCATTAAACGGAGTAAGGGATTTATCAGCTATACAGGTAATATATTCAAGACTTATGCTAAGCAGTGAACATATATCAGAACCTATGTACTTTGAAAATTTAAACAGCACTCCATATATAAAAGATTTGATGAATGGAATGTTAGTCAAAAATTTAAAGGCGACGGATAAATTGGAAGAATATATTTTAAAAGATAATATGTACGGTTATGATGATAAATCTCTTGCCAAGTTAAGAAAATATTTGGTAAAAGGTAAAATTGATATTGACAGGATGAAAAAAGAAAATCTTGCCATTGTGAGGATACCCAATCCCATAAATACAGAAAATAAAAGGCCTTACGTTGCAAATTTCAAAGTGGGAGATAAAATAAGAGTTGCTTTTTCAAACAAGGGAACAAATTCTGAGGAAAGCTGGAAAATTAATTATAATGACGATAGCTATGAATATAAAGAATATACTGTGACGGCAATAGTAAACAATCTGTTGGATTACGATAATTATTATACTGTAAATAACAGCGTTGATGTTGTCCTATCCTCGGATATATTTAAAAAGGATACGGGGATAACTCAGTATAAGATTATAAGCATCAACAAAGAAAGAGGAGTAAATCATAATGTCTTATATAAAAAGATTAAATCAATAATTGATAAGAAACCTGGAGTAATTTTAAGAGATTTAGATAAAGAAATAGAAAATTTTAATATACTGAATGAAAATAAGCACAGATTTATAAATGCAATTGTAATGATACTGTTCATTATGGGAGTATTTAATATAGCAAACAATATTAAATATAATATTGCATCGCGAATGAGAGAGTTTGGCATGTTAAGAGCTGTCGGCACTACAAACAAAAGCCTGAAAGAGATGTTTTTAGCTGAAGGGTTCTTATATGGAGCTATATCAAGTGTAGTAGTAATTATCTTTGGAGTGTTGGTTCAATATATTTTATATAATAAATATTTAGCTATATATATAAATCCCATCTTTAAGATACAATACAGAGAATATTTGATTGTTATCATTATAAATTTTATAGTAACAATTGCAACAACATACCTATCATCTATGAATATAAGAAAAACAGCAGTAGTTGATATGATCAAAAATGATCAATGA
- a CDS encoding ABC transporter permease codes for MSEAKGMIIKMNKYLFKVISAYIKKYRSRSLAICLGIILCTALIVGVGTLADSAKHANVTKTKYESGIYHVRYNIDIDESKLKMIKNEPNVEKVGISSYYDSTVPDGRIILNIIKANKDYVQLTNSKVIKGRFPVKDDEIAIEEWVLKNMGVNPEPGTKINFNLYGKKTNETYILTGILQDRPRLKSSGQMEAILNLNENDSYKDAQVYVKFDENTGINKDIQNITEHLKIDNKYVRKNNMLLESLGSSKKIDPTFLLISLVAGVVSLIVILGIFNIAILQRLSEYGIMRAVGAGSLQILMLLFYELLTLLFISTPIGIVGGLAGAKLLSSIAGNLFTEGKVDIKNIVLSPRVFLMSIIINLISIIIVTLVTYRSVKRLTLIDSIRKNLNTDIKYKKVLIKTDFLYRILPFSKYISFRNIFRNKKSFYMIILSMCLGSTIFIVSNFYAELTAAQINKEAETSKINTDYKIEIIPGTNLSVGIPLEDIQEIKNLEGVEEVKTIQPIYGRMKLKKENIAEPLYFEQINDSPYFKEVLNGLLVKEPNSDEYILKNDIYGYDDKLLKEMKKYVKEGQIDIEKMKKEKIAIIAIPHPMNTKHLSPNVVNLKVGDKITESFRKDGDTGEEFFRMEDANAQFKEEEFTVGAIVEKLIDSSDYYAGNNSVQVVISNDILQKISGFKNYRLIDINVKPGYNSEKLYNQILKIAKRTQGATVLNLSNEKQKIKAFATNQLIFINTIVIVLFAISFLNIINNVSYSLISRVNEFGMIRAVGITNKEFRKMITFEGMTYGIFSSILSVIFGLTGQVILFKYLGPNLITPKFTIDWKIYLFIIIVNILLGFSATFIVSRRVKRMSIVESISTIN; via the coding sequence TTGAGCGAAGCGAAAGGAATGATTATAAAAATGAATAAATATCTTTTTAAAGTAATTTCAGCATATATAAAAAAGTATAGATCAAGATCATTAGCTATTTGTCTTGGCATTATCTTATGTACAGCATTAATAGTAGGAGTTGGAACTCTAGCTGATAGTGCCAAGCATGCTAATGTAACTAAAACAAAATATGAAAGCGGAATCTACCATGTTAGGTATAATATCGATATAGATGAATCAAAACTCAAAATGATAAAAAATGAACCGAATGTTGAGAAAGTTGGCATCTCTTCATATTACGATTCTACTGTACCTGATGGGCGAATAATTCTAAATATAATAAAGGCAAATAAAGATTATGTACAGTTAACTAATTCTAAGGTAATAAAAGGAAGGTTTCCGGTAAAAGATGATGAAATAGCTATAGAAGAATGGGTTTTAAAAAACATGGGGGTAAATCCGGAGCCAGGTACTAAGATTAATTTCAATTTATATGGAAAAAAGACTAACGAAACATACATTTTAACCGGGATTTTACAAGACAGGCCACGGTTAAAATCATCAGGGCAGATGGAAGCCATCCTTAATCTAAATGAAAATGATTCTTATAAAGATGCACAAGTTTATGTAAAGTTTGATGAAAATACTGGCATAAATAAAGATATACAAAACATAACCGAGCACTTGAAAATAGATAATAAATATGTTAGAAAAAACAATATGCTTTTGGAATCATTAGGAAGCAGCAAAAAAATAGATCCTACTTTTTTATTGATATCACTTGTTGCAGGGGTAGTATCATTAATAGTAATTTTAGGCATTTTCAATATAGCCATATTACAAAGGCTATCTGAATATGGAATAATGAGGGCAGTTGGAGCAGGTTCCTTACAAATTTTGATGCTGCTTTTTTATGAATTATTAACCTTACTATTTATTAGCACACCAATCGGAATTGTGGGTGGTCTTGCGGGAGCGAAACTTTTAAGTTCAATAGCAGGAAATCTATTCACAGAAGGAAAAGTCGACATAAAAAATATAGTTCTATCTCCGAGAGTTTTCTTGATGTCCATAATAATTAACCTTATTTCTATAATTATAGTTACTTTGGTTACATATAGAAGCGTAAAAAGGCTAACGCTTATTGACTCAATAAGAAAAAATTTAAACACGGATATAAAATACAAAAAAGTATTAATTAAGACAGATTTCTTATATAGAATTCTACCATTTTCAAAATATATTTCATTTAGAAACATCTTTAGAAATAAAAAAAGTTTCTATATGATAATTCTATCTATGTGCTTGGGGAGCACTATATTCATAGTATCAAATTTTTATGCAGAGCTTACAGCAGCTCAAATAAATAAAGAGGCCGAAACATCAAAGATAAATACCGATTATAAAATAGAAATAATACCCGGTACAAATTTATCAGTGGGTATTCCCCTTGAAGACATCCAAGAAATAAAAAACTTAGAAGGTGTAGAAGAAGTTAAAACAATACAGCCGATATACGGGAGAATGAAACTGAAAAAAGAAAATATAGCTGAGCCTTTATATTTTGAACAGATAAATGACTCTCCTTATTTTAAAGAAGTACTTAATGGCCTGCTTGTTAAAGAACCAAATAGTGACGAGTACATATTGAAAAATGATATTTATGGATATGATGATAAGCTTCTTAAAGAGATGAAAAAATATGTAAAAGAAGGACAGATAGACATAGAAAAAATGAAAAAGGAAAAAATTGCTATCATTGCTATACCTCATCCAATGAACACTAAACATTTAAGTCCTAATGTGGTGAATTTAAAAGTTGGAGACAAGATAACGGAAAGTTTTAGAAAAGATGGGGATACAGGAGAAGAATTTTTTAGAATGGAAGATGCAAATGCACAATTTAAAGAGGAAGAATTTACTGTAGGAGCAATAGTAGAAAAATTAATAGATTCTTCCGATTATTATGCAGGCAATAATAGTGTTCAAGTTGTCATATCTAACGATATTTTACAGAAAATAAGCGGATTTAAAAATTACAGACTCATTGATATAAATGTAAAACCAGGTTATAACAGTGAAAAATTGTACAATCAGATTTTAAAAATTGCTAAAAGAACACAAGGAGCGACAGTTTTAAATCTAAGCAATGAAAAGCAGAAGATAAAGGCATTTGCGACAAATCAGCTTATATTTATCAATACCATAGTAATAGTACTATTTGCCATAAGCTTCTTAAATATAATCAATAATGTAAGTTACAGTTTAATATCGAGAGTAAATGAGTTTGGCATGATAAGAGCCGTTGGCATTACAAACAAAGAATTCAGAAAGATGATAACATTTGAAGGTATGACATATGGAATATTTTCAAGTATTTTGTCTGTGATATTTGGACTGACTGGACAGGTAATATTATTTAAATACTTAGGTCCAAATTTAATCACTCCAAAATTTACAATTGATTGGAAAATATATCTTTTCATCATAATAGTAAATATCCTTTTAGGATTTTCAGCTACATTTATTGTATCAAGAAGGGTTAAGCGTATGAGTATAGTAGAATCTATCAGCACAATAAATTAG